One Odontesthes bonariensis isolate fOdoBon6 chromosome 17, fOdoBon6.hap1, whole genome shotgun sequence genomic window carries:
- the LOC142366655 gene encoding uncharacterized protein LOC142366655, translated as MVVRTGYRQTLIEILSELAPSQVAQLLLGSEKSNDTDLIDRVFDRLEDGNALKNVDEFLTQLNANGKVPEFTPAVRDRCMDRTFVIIGPLFSGFNRDDFDFWFNVRLVPILGSFRPQMLRNATSGINCTNYHIVVSGIAKVFPAIPMQRLQGIANALLGYLKQSASVINTPACRQGIKSDAEWIETNLGPFSQYTPYSDLKVFNLSQETVVGVLSPQQKAELILDPDSGALEDPTLVRVVLTNLTESGDDLQITQFFQTFTKINKQKNVTFIKNPAVRDIILNLTLTVLAPQFEDFKPEGFQLWFQVYLVPVIASLNPNSLRVIPINISCASYTAILTGLRESLKFLPLDLSKGVRSSMESLKKTFPRCSVPDSFMVSSLLQTYHRD; from the exons ATGGTAGTCAGGACTGGCTACAGGCAAACCTTG ATTGAAATCCTGTCAGAGCTCGCTCCCTCTCAGGTGGCGCAGTTATTACTGGGCTCAGAGAAATCCAATGACACAGATCTTATCGATCGTGTCTTTGACCGACTTGAGGATGGTAATGCTCTGAAAAATGTGGATGAATTCCTGACACAGCTGAACGCAAATGGAAAG GTCCCAGAATTCACACCAGCCGTGAGAGATCGGTGCATGGACAGGACCTTCGTCATCATCGGTCCTCTTTTCTCGGGCTTCAACAGAGATGACTTTGATTTTTGGTTCAATGTCAGACTGGTTCCCATCCTTGGAAGTTTCCGTCCACAGATGCTCAGGAATGCAACCTCAGGCATAAACTGCACAAACTATCACATTGT TGTCAGCGGGATTGCCAAAGTTTTCCCTGCCATACCCATGCAGAGACTTCAAGGAATCGCAAATGCTCTGCTGGGCTATCTGAAACAATCTGCCAGTGTCATCAATACACCAG CTTGCAGGCAGGGAATCAAGAGTGATGCAGAATGGATTGAAACAAACTTGGGTCCATTTTCTCAGTACACACCATACTCTGACCTCAAAGTCTTTAACCTCTCTCAG GAGACGGTTGTGGGTGTCCTCTCACCGCAACAGAAGGCTGAGCTGATACTGGATCCAGACAGCGGTGCTTTGGAGGACCCCACCCTCGTAAGGGTGGTGCTCACAAACTTGACCGAGTCCGGCGATGACCTGCAGATCACTCAGTTTTTCCAGACATTTACAAAAATCAACAAGCAG AAAAACGTTACCTTCATCAAAAATCCCGCTGTACGAGACATCATCTTGAACCTGACCTTGACAGTCCTTGCGCCCCAATTTGAGGACTTTAAGCCTGAAGGCTTTCAGCTGTGGTTCCAGGTGTACTTGGTTCCTGTGATAGCAAGCCTCAATCCCAACAGCTTGCGGGTGATCCCTATCAACATCAGTTGTGCATCCTACACAGCCAT ACTCACGGGTCTTCGGGAAAGTTTGAAATTTCTTCCACTGGACCTTTCAAAGGGTGTGAGATCAAGCATGGAATCCCTCAAAAAGACCTTCCCAC